A section of the Diabrotica virgifera virgifera chromosome 8, PGI_DIABVI_V3a genome encodes:
- the LOC126889280 gene encoding keratin-associated protein 19-2-like, protein MSKFLVPLLMLFVTACLFLPTESAPNKKLKMKDLYPYGMGMGYGPGMGMGYGPGMGMGYGPGMGGYVPGMVGYGPGMVGYGPGMGGYGPGMGGYGTGMGAPGYGYNSMYREKV, encoded by the coding sequence GTACCTTTGTTAATGCTATTCGTAACTGCCTGCCTGTTCCTTCCTACCGAATCAGCACcaaacaagaaattaaaaatgaaggaCCTTTATCCCTACGGAATGGGAATGGGATATGGACCTGGAATGGGAATGGGATACGGACCTGGAATGGGAATGGGATACGGACCTGGAATGGGCGGATATGTACCTGGAATGGTCGGATATGGACCTGGAATGGTCGGATATGGACCTGGAATGGGAGGATATGGACCTGGAATGGGAGGATATGGAACTGGAATGGGTGCGCCCGGATATGGATATAACTCCATGTATCGTGAGAAGGTTTAG